TTCCTCCGGTCGCCGATCGGCGAGGAAATCCCACTGTTCTCTCAAGTTGACGACATCATCAAGATCGATGGTTGCGATGATCAATTCGTCTCCTGCGCTTTGCGCTTTCGCGAGGATTTTTCCACTCGGGGCGATAATGACACTGCCACCGATGTATTCTGCGCCATCTTCGATACCAGCTTTTCCGATAGCAATGACGAAGACTTGATTTTCCATTGCTCCTGCACGAAGGAGAATCTCGGAGGTCTCTTGTCCCACCTCTGGAGGCTGACGAAATGTTGGAGTGTTGTACGGAACACAGAGTAATTCTGCCCCTTGTAACGTTAACGCACGATAACTTTCTGAGAACCGCCGATCATAGCAGATACAAGTGCCGATTCGAGTTGTTGGGAGTGTCACCACTGGAAAGCCGAGGTTACCGCTCGAGAAGTAGCGTTTCTCAAGAATGTTGAGACCCTCCCATCGCGGCTCGACCCAGCCAGGGATGTGCATCTTGCGGTATTTACCAAGGATAGTTCCGTCGGGAGCAATGATAGCGGCACTATTGTAGTACTCGTTATTATGGCGTTCGGCGTAAGGAAGCACGAAATGGAGTTGCGCACGACGAGCGGCCTCAAAAAGTGGTTGC
This portion of the Deltaproteobacteria bacterium genome encodes:
- a CDS encoding D-N-carbamoylase, giving the protein MGRSLTVAAAQLGPSSPSKEQTVRRMVALMDEAGKQSVALLAFPELSLTPYFATKIHSTIDSFFEDALPSPITQPLFEAARRAQLHFVLPYAERHNNEYYNSAAIIAPDGTILGKYRKMHIPGWVEPRWEGLNILEKRYFSSGNLGFPVVTLPTTRIGTCICYDRRFSESYRALTLQGAELLCVPYNTPTFRQPPEVGQETSEILLRAGAMENQVFVIAIGKAGIEDGAEYIGGSVIIAPSGKILAKAQSAGDELIIATIDLDDVVNLREQWDFLADRRPEEYHQIVTK